One part of the Aspergillus luchuensis IFO 4308 DNA, chromosome 5, nearly complete sequence genome encodes these proteins:
- a CDS encoding nucleic acid/nucleotide deaminase domain-containing protein (COG:S;~EggNog:ENOG410PPMG;~InterPro:IPR027796;~PFAM:PF14441) — translation MATAPNPIIVCAENISISYLLRSIPTRPSRNHTESLSALKRRSTLPFDTERKLVGTLAFIAYRKDDVEHIPALCLEEDPVSGCLKVIFAVNKVSYNDGEDAICRIQQGLEHIFAILATVSESSCYEDMGNQVITAVVSMCSSRILSRLRLAVSARNTKRPFKDTLREALLAVKIVGKDLKNRALLETVRSFTMRARDVEKLLDSWSQYQVDTRLVGVVEGIYRLQQIVGLADLICIIPNKEMSPSLRQSLLNIINKVARYWEVARFLYRTAKKFPLARAMRTAPVCLPKEAFSTPILTGYAPDLRAKIAEAAPRGSQQKLLREICAILKINQQELINKYTSQVMRTLTTAKIHAEIQIIAHCELQNPRILPRVICSSKDACFLCNLCLRLYQKIYTPKSHGRLYPGWRLPFLPQLAGLEQGFCKALEKHYTETCGTLLSTRRGTIYPDPNESTLFTLPLSRTTTRDSVVSRPSGRVAELPGSSHISMGTAKSEPRTEKTDTPTNDPTPSHHYAKSMETELDRCTLMRSSRTYGFLTPGESSEVYKVGFSRSLQIHIEHATGSNNLTYYLEWLGNDEAAEVRGKASAPQVIDTERLESIVALHEQETLYLIKKDTVLKVGWASETKDAALRRS, via the exons ATGGCCACAGCCCCCAATCCCATCATTGTTTGTGCGGAGAATATTTCCATATCCTACCTACTTCGCAGTATACCAACACGCCCATCACGCAATCATACTGAATCTCTGTCGGCGCTTAAACGACGCTCTACACTGCCTTTCGACACGGAGCGCAAACTGGTCGGCACACTAGCTTTCATTGCATATAGGAAAGATGACGTTGAACATATCCCAGCTTTATGCTTAGAAGAGGATCCTGTATCAGGCTGCTTGAAGGTGATATTTGCTGTGAATAAAGTGAGTTATaatgatggtgaggatgcgATTTGTCGGATCCAGCAGGGACTAGAGCATATATTCGCAATCCTCGCGACTGTTTCTG AGTCAAGTTGCTATGAAGACATGGGCAACCAGGTCATTACCGCTGTGGTTTCCATGTGCTCGTCCCGCATACTGTCTCGGTTGCGACTGGCCGTTTCTGCGAGAAACACGAAACGCCCCTTTAAGGACACGCTTCGAGAAGCTCTGTTAGCTGTGAAGATTGTTGGGAAGGATCTAAAAAACAGGGCGCTGTTGGAAACCGTACGCAGCTTTACCATGAGAGCGAGGGACGTCGAGAAACTTCTTGACTCGTGGTCCCAATATCAAGTTGACACACGTTTAGTAGGGGTTGTGGAAGGAATTTATCGACTACAGCAGATCGTGGGACTCGCTGATTTGATTTGCATCATTCCAAATAAGGAAATGAGCCCCTCCTTAAGGCAGAGTTTGCTGAATATCATAAACAAGGTCGCCAGGTATTGGGAAGTCGCGAGGTTCCTATACCGTACGGCGAAGAAATTCCCGTTGGCTCGAGCGATGAGAACAGCTCCTGTTTGCCTTCCCAAGGAGGCGTTTTCTACCCCAATTTTAACTGGATATGCTCCTGATTTACGGGCCAAGATCGCCGAAGCTGCTCCGAGAGGCAGTCAACAGAAGCTTCTCAGAGAAATTTGCGCAATATTGAAGATCAATCAGCAGGAGCTTATTAACAAGTACACTTCTCAGGTCATGCGAACCTTGACTACCGCAAAAATCCATGCTGAGATTCAGATAATTGCCCACTGCGAACTACAAAACCCGCGGATATTACCGCGAGTGATCTGCTCGAGCAAGGATGCCTGTTTTCTCTGCAACTTGTGTCTTCGGCTGTACCAGAAAATATACACCCCAAAATCGCACGGAAGACTATATCCAGGCTGGAGGCTACCTTTCCTACCCCAACTAGCAGGGTTAGAGCAAGGTTTTTGCAAGGCTCTTGAGAAGCATTACACAGAGACTTGTGGAACACTTCTGTCAACTCGCCGAGGAACCATCTATCCAGATCCGAACGAGAGCACCTTGTTTACACTTCCATTATCTAGGACTACTACAAGGGATTCAGTGGTATCAAGGCCTTCTGGTCGTGTCGCTGAGTTACCAGGATCAAGCCATATTAGCATGGGAACTGCGAAGAGCGAGCCACGTACAGAGAAGACGGATACTCCAACAAACGATCCAACCCCATCGCACCACTACGCGAAGTCAATGGAGACGGAGTTAGACCGTTGCACATTGATGCGAAGTTCGAGGACGTATGGATTTCTAACCCCAGGAGAGTCCTCGGAAGTGTACAAAGTTGGCTTCTCGCGCTCCCTGCAAATACATATCGAGCATGCTACGGGTTCGAATAATCTCACATATTATCTGGAGTGGTTGGGTAACGACGAAGCTGCGGAAGTTCGAGGGAAAGCCTCTGCACCGCAGGTAATTGACACAGAGCGTCTAGAGAGCATAGTCGCCTTGCACGAGCAGGAAACATTGTACCTTATTAAAAAGGACACTGTGTTGAAGGTTGGCTGGGCTAGTGAGACGAAGGACGCTGCTCTTAGGAGGTCATGA
- a CDS encoding uncharacterized protein (COG:S;~EggNog:ENOG410PKSA), with product MILEDARTPQRPGNTRLGRGRGRGGGAARRQRRDGTARRRNRRADQFCVHLVADERQIPMYAVEFKAPHKVTIPELVAGLHPMDLARDVIDQEGETFGFYATRLVAAVVTQIFSSMIDSGVRYATSAQGRLSFSSIPHRMIPPLFNISCVFRIKVHRWMCRRTMKCASTGLPSVRCLHSPFKRWPLNLRLNIGTMWQTTS from the coding sequence ATGATTCTTGAGGACGCACGGACACCCCAACGACCGGGGAACACGAGGCTTGGAAGAGGCCGAggcaggggaggaggagccgCGCGGCGACAGAGGAGGGATGGCACTGCGCGACGACGCAATCGGCGCGCCGACCAGTTCTGCGTGCACCTCGTGGCAGATGAACGGCAAATACCCATGTATGCAGTGGAGTTCAAAGCGCCGCACAAAGTGACCATTCCCGAACTGGTGGCGGGTCTGCACCCCATGGACTTGGCTCGCGATGTCATAGACCAGGAAGGCGAGACATTTGGATTCTATGCCACCCGCCTTGTCGCGGCCGTGGTCACTCAGATATTCTCATCCATGATCGACAGTGGCGTTCGATACGCTACCTCCGCACAGGGGAGGCTTTCGTTTTCCTCCATACCCCACAGGATGATCCCACCATTATTCAATATTTCTTGTGTATTCCGAATCAAGGTGCACAGGTGGATGTGTAGGCGGACGATGAAGTGCGCCTCCACCGGACTGCCATCGGTCAGGTGCTTGCATTCACCCTTCAAGCGCTGGCCGTTGAACCTCCGACTCAACATTGGCACGATGTGGCAGACGACCAGCTAA
- a CDS encoding uncharacterized protein (SECRETED:SignalP(1-30)), producing MNRACCIKSDTAWAHLWHSIILFRWHLAISLQPSRNTFVRSAGQAKGLGLETVTQYQLTGPLLFDPTVHINAWLEAFVPKLILWMPKKYQAELKQEIEAKTRALNRALNEWKENGGSREDVDRSLFALFIAGRATNNRQIVQYFASLLRPNDGDDMSPSPSMPSTSYHNGFMPSPERSSSMGRDSVEDTTAGTESSRLNNLQPGPA from the exons ATGAACCGGGCCTG CTGCATTAAGTCGGACACAGCCTGGGCACACTTGTGGCATTCCATAATATTGTTTCGGTGGCATCTCGCCATTTCCCT TCAGCCCAGTAGGAATACATTTGTTCGGTCAGCTGGACAAGCCAAGGGTCTTGGTCTCGAGACG GTCACACAATATCAACTTACCGGTCCGCTTCTCTTTGATCCAACTGTCCACATTAATGCTTGGCTTGAAGCCTTTGTACCAAAATTAATTCTCTGGATGCCAAAG AAATATCAG GCTGAACTCAAGCAAGAAATCGAAGCCAAAACG CGGGCTCTTAATCGAGCTctgaatgaatggaaggaaAACGGGGGAAGTCGAGAAGATGTGGACAGATCTCTG TTTGCGCTGTTTATTGCTGGTCGGGCAACGAATAATCGCCAGATTGTTCAGTATTTCGCTAGCCTACTTCGCCCCAATGATGGAGACGATAtgtcgccatctccatcgatGCCCTCGACTAGTTACCATAATGGTTTTATGCCGTCGCCCGAGCGCTCATCGTCTATGGGGAGAGACAGCGTGGAGGACACTACCGCGGGCACTGAGAGCTCTCGATTGAATAATCTTCAGCCGGGCCCCGCTTAG
- a CDS encoding uncharacterized protein (COG:U;~EggNog:ENOG410PH2C;~InterPro:IPR022812,IPR027417,IPR001401,IPR000375, IPR030381,IPR020850;~PFAM:PF00350,PF01031;~go_function: GO:0003924 - GTPase activity [Evidence IEA];~go_function: GO:0005525 - GTP binding [Evidence IEA]) has translation MTKHARKTSEALADSSLLDKIDKLFACNVGEYIDLPQLVVIGDQSSGKSSVLEGLTSFTFPRDSGLCTRHATQIIFRRTNDGERRITASIIPGLNDPEERAAQLREWVAEDIHNLTPNSLSELMADVHALLGLSTTEGDGLPTFSDSVLRLQISGPDEDHLSVIDVPGIFRNTTPGLTTKEDKEMVREMVESYMENPRSIMLTVVPANVDIATQEIIEMAREQDPHGERTIGVITKPDLVDKGAESKVIDILEGRTMPMKLGWILVRNPGQRDLREKDKSRSVLEGDTLRQHPWCTVGSDKLGIRTLRARLQETVTTNARNAFPLVRLEIGKKLKDCQDKLHILGAERTTPEQQRSYLVDVMSSFQTIVSHALNSNYGADDAFEDDEILRLATRVVNRNDIFSNDVAQWGHQHHFGLGASEEDQTSFDGDLLTRKVDTVGDLEGIVDEPISVSFPLRGGIHSWIEELYRASRGFEIGTFNGTLLSTMMKSQSTKWVALAKGYISDIIIMVHEFIARALNRACPDARLCHNVQLFLMDRLLETYQKGIAKVDFLLFVERTGTPTTLNHYLNDTLDKCRQRRAASAIEGKAFDDCSHGRVVRVEDLHYQRHLSNFEHTIQALHDILQSYYKVARKRFVDNICMQAAGYHLISGPDTPMKLFSPTLVSELSVEQLKEIAGEEPRQQRIRQQLEKEIRGLQTAKMILR, from the exons ATGACCAAGCACGCCAGGAAGACAAGCGAAGCTCTTGCAGATTCTTCACTGTTAGACAAAATCGACAAGCTCTTCGCCTGCAATGTCGGAGAGTACATCGACCTTCCTCAGCTCGTTGTTATTGGAGATCAGTCCAGCGGGAAGAGCTCCGTACTAGAGGGGCTTACATCATTTACATTTCCACGGGACAGTGGCCTTTGTACGAGGCACGCCACGCAGATCATCTTCCGCCGGACCAATGATGGCGAAAGGAGGATTACAGCATCTATCATTCCAGGACTGAATGATCCTGAGGAGCGAGCAGCACAATTGAGAGAATGGGTCGCGGAAGATATACATAATCTTACACCAAATTCCCTTTCTGAGTTAATGGCGGAT GTCCATGCCCTACTGGGGCTCTCTACAACCGAAGGTGATGGTCTACCGACGTTCTCGGACAGCGTCTTGAGATTGCAGATCTCCGGTCCCGATGAAGATCACCTAAGCGTTATCGATGTTCCGGGTATTTTTCGAAACACGACACCGGGGCTAACGACAAAAGAGGACAAGGAAATGGTCCGGGAGATGGTGGAATCTTACATGGAAAACCCTCGCTCTATCATGCTCACTGTTGTGCCTGCAAATGTTGACATCGCTACGCAGGAAATCATTGAAATGGCTCGCGAGCAGGATCCCCATGGCGAGAGAACGATTGGAGTCATCACCAAACCGGATCTAGTCGACAAAGGTGCCGAGTCTAAGGTCATTGATATCCTGGAGGGTAGAACTATGCCGATGAAATTGGGATGGATCCTTGTGCGAAATCCAGGCCAACGCGATCTCCGGGAAAAGGACAAATCCCGGAGTGTCTTAGAGGGAGACACCCTGAGGCAGCATCCATGGTGTACAGTGGGGTCAGACAAACTAGGCATTCGAACATTGCGGGCTCGTCTGCAGGAGACTGTGACGACAAATGCACGCAACGCCTTTCCATTG GTAAGATTGGAGATTGGgaagaagctgaaagacTGCCAAGACAAACTACACATCCTTGGGGCGGAGCGCACAACACCTGAACAACAACGGAGTTACCTCGTCGATGTCATGTCATCATTCCAAACCATCGTGTCGCACGCGCTGAATTCGAACTACGGCGCAGATGATGcatttgaagatgatgagatctTAAGGTTGGCTACAAGGGTGGTGAACAGAAATGACATCTTTTCTAATGACGTTGCACAATGGggacatcagcatcatttCGGATTAGGCGCCTCGGAAGAAGACCAGACGTCTTTTGACGGAGATCTCCTAACGAGAAAGGTCGACACTGTGGGAGACCTGGAGGGTATTGTCGATGAGCCTATCTCAGTAAGCTTCCCTCTCCGCGGGGGTATTCACTCATGGATAGAGGAGCTGTATAGGGCCTCGCGGGGGTTCGAAATCGGGACCTTCAACGGTACCCTTCtgtcgacgatgatgaaaagcCAGTCAACAAAATGGGTGGCGCTCGCCAAGGGATATATAAGCGACATAATAATCATGGTTCACGAGTTTATCGCCCGCGCATTGAACCGAGCTTGCCCTGATGCTCGATTGTGTCACAATGTTCAATTATTTCTGATGGACAGGCTGCTGGAAACGTACCAGAAAGGGATCGCCAAGGTTGActtcttgctttttgtgGAGCGTACGGGAACGCCGACGACTCTGAACCATTATTTGAACGATACACTCGATAAATG TCGCCAAAGACGCGCAGCTTCGGCAATAGAGGGAAAGGCATTCGACGACTGTTCTCATGGGAGGGTGGTACGTGTGGAAGACCTGCACTACCAGCGACATTTGAGCAATTTCGAGCACACTATTCAAGCCCTCCACGATATTCTTCAATCGTACTACAAAGTCGCCCGAAAGCGCTTTGTGGACAATATATGTATGCAAGCAGCAGGGTATCATCTGATAAGCGGCCCTGACACACCTATGAAATTATTCTCACCCACTCTTGTGAGTGAGCTTTCCGTGGAACAATTGAAAGAGATTGCTGGCGAGGAACCGAGACAGCAAAGGATTCGGCAGCAgttggaaaaggaaatccgAGGTTTGCAAACTGCAAAGATGATTCTACGGTGA
- a CDS encoding uncharacterized protein (COG:S;~EggNog:ENOG410PXZA): MSTRMLATPSYISYTKGNMKQSFERKIKERHEVELEYERSVQVYYAARKYNIEGLDTLAQNYILALGETLSIFQILRSARSVFSKLPENEEWFHRYLDSKLSSSFAEDETTFQLDEFYKEIVDDPAFSKAVVKIIIKAFITETSRLRNILTVTGGGSETKDDGEPSCEPSFAVPQSEPTENHNGEHCLEVLSTEYSPAINSSPSASDRNRPCGEPAIELLPVDCEEANSEVHYSHENGGDWGWGFRGSDATKKNKKRPCKQQVGCD, translated from the coding sequence ATGTCGACGCGGATGTTGGCCACACCATCTTACATTTCCTATACAAAGGGAAATATGAAACAGTCTTTCGAGCggaaaatcaaagaaagaCACGAAGTTGAGCTTGAATATGAGAGAAGCGTCCAGGTTTACTATGCCGCCAGGAAGTATAATATAGAGGGCCTCGATACGCTTGCCCAAAACTACATCTTGGCTCTCGGTGAAACCCTGTCAATTTTCCAGATCCTACGATCAGCCAGATCGGTATTCTCAAAATTGCCTGAGAATGAAGAATGGTTTCATCGCTATTTAGACTCCAAACTTTCTAGCAGCTTTGCAGAGGATGAGACAACATTTCAACTGGACGAGTTCTACAAGGAAATCGTGGATGATCCAGCATTCAGCAAAGCTGTAGTGAAAATTATAATCAAAGCCTTCATTACCGAGACCTCACGCTTGCGGAACATTCTTACAGTTACCGGCGGCGGCAGTGAGAcgaaggatgatggcgagccTTCGTGTGAACCGTCGTTTGCAGTACCCCAGTCTGAGCCTACCGAAAACCACAACGGAGAACATTGTCTTGAAGTGCTATCCACAGAATATAGCCCTGCAATTAActcatctccatccgctTCTGATCGGAACCGTCCGTGTGGTGAGCCCGCAATTGAGCTCCTTCCAGTTGATTGCGAAGAGGCCAACTCAGAAGTTCACTACAGTCACGAGAATGGTGGTGATTGGGGTTGGGGCTTTAGAGGATCAGacgcgacgaagaagaacaagaagcggCCATGTAAGCAGCAAGTTGGGTGTGACTGA
- a CDS encoding BTB/POZ domain-containing protein (COG:S;~EggNog:ENOG410PY6S;~InterPro:IPR000210,IPR011333;~go_function: GO:0005515 - protein binding [Evidence IEA]), translating to MEEARIVPYFEFLDSDPVSLQVAHTGRSFRIHRRLLHAKSPPLIAALDSNLKEGQSGVYEFQEVAEGTIARFIEWAYRGDYPATVSGTNIGQIPTLLESTETNIDKKPASTTPKSHFTPENHPLLVHIRLYMFSETYLVPDLQQLAYEKVAACLTDLDKPKSLDTTLVVIDALRLSFPRLPQHDRLLDWLLRYAAYCLDKLREQGPFHDLLEEFPTLSSRMMMSLGPASSPPWRTTQPTNLFGGYPVK from the exons ATGGAAGAAGCACGAATTGTACCGTACTTTGA ATTCCTAGATTCAGATCCTGTTTCCCTTCAAGTTGCTCATACGGGACGTTCGTTTAGGATCCATCGAAGGCTGCTCCACGCAAAGTCCCCACCATTGATTGCAGCCTTGGACAGTAATCTCAAGGAAGGCCAGAGCGGCGTGTATGAGTTTCAAGAGGTGGCAGAGGGCACAATTGCTCGATTCATTGAATGGGCATACCGAGGCGATTATCCCGCCACAGTCAGCGGAACCAACATTGGACAGATTCCAACTTTGCTGGAAAGCACGGAGACAAATATCGACAAGAAGCCTGCAAGCACAACTCCTAAATCCCACTTCACGCCAGAGAACCACCCCCTTCTTGTCCATATTCGTCTATACATGTTTTCTGAGACTTACCTTGTTCCCGACCTTCAACAGCTGGCTTATGAGAAGGTGGCTGCTTGCTTGACGGATTTGGACAAACCGAAAAGTCTCGACACAACACTCGTAGTAATTGATGCTTTACGGCTCTCCTTTCCCAGGCTCCCGCAACATGATAGACTGTTAGATTGGTTGCTTCGGTACGCTGCATATTGCTTAGACAAGCTCCGGGAACAGGGCCCATTTCATGATCTCCTTGAAGAGTTCCCGACCTTGAGCTCCCGCATGATGATGTCTCTGGGACCAGCATCGtctccaccatggcggaCTACACAACCAACAAACCTATTTGGCGGATACCCTGTTAAATGA